A single genomic interval of Asinibacterium sp. OR53 harbors:
- a CDS encoding lytic transglycosylase domain-containing protein, whose translation MRWSGINLHSPIAVSRLTLVGFAFMTGGMTTLSFTHAYADKPLSDSTIDGKYGFKSLFKNDHFDATKPYAAQLNPRAVSFVEEYIRKQGKELERMKSWGRPYFDLYDNILDQYGLPREMKYLSVIESHLNSGLVSWAGAVGPWQLMDYEARRFGLRVGGRGDERMDYYKSTHVAAKLMKELYDEFGDWLLVVAAYNGGSGRVRQAIRKAGSRDFWNLQYYLPEETRNHVKKFIGTHYIFEGSGGLTTMTASETEVQKAVMLRPQEVVLSADELAGSTVVEVSGRYHSTVLIQQLSLDPIQFQKWNPGFDKALSAGKKYSLRLPKDKLPAFEAAKSQILMESLRLLLQGNLGAK comes from the coding sequence ATGCGTTGGTCCGGGATCAATCTTCATAGTCCCATTGCTGTTTCCAGGCTCACCCTGGTGGGTTTTGCTTTTATGACGGGCGGGATGACCACCCTGTCGTTTACCCACGCTTACGCTGATAAACCTTTGAGTGATTCCACCATTGACGGCAAGTATGGCTTCAAGAGTCTTTTCAAAAATGATCATTTCGATGCTACCAAGCCCTATGCAGCCCAGTTGAATCCGCGGGCTGTTTCTTTTGTGGAAGAATATATCAGAAAACAAGGTAAAGAGCTGGAGCGGATGAAAAGCTGGGGCCGGCCGTATTTCGACCTGTACGATAATATCCTGGACCAGTATGGTTTGCCCAGGGAGATGAAATACCTGAGTGTGATCGAGAGTCACCTTAATTCCGGGCTGGTATCGTGGGCAGGCGCCGTAGGTCCCTGGCAACTGATGGATTACGAGGCCAGGCGTTTTGGCCTGCGGGTAGGTGGCAGGGGCGATGAGCGGATGGATTATTATAAGAGCACCCATGTGGCGGCTAAGCTCATGAAAGAGTTGTATGATGAGTTTGGCGACTGGCTGCTGGTGGTAGCAGCTTACAATGGTGGCAGCGGCAGGGTGAGGCAGGCGATAAGGAAAGCCGGCAGCCGTGATTTCTGGAACCTGCAATATTACCTGCCGGAAGAGACGCGAAACCACGTTAAAAAATTCATCGGTACCCATTATATATTCGAGGGCAGTGGCGGCCTCACTACCATGACAGCCAGCGAAACAGAAGTACAAAAAGCAGTCATGCTTCGTCCGCAGGAAGTAGTATTAAGCGCTGATGAACTCGCGGGAAGTACTGTGGTGGAGGTGAGCGGACGGTATCATTCTACGGTATTGATACAGCAACTCTCTCTCGATCCTATACAATTTCAAAAATGGAATCCCGGTTTCGATAAGGCCTTATCGGCGGGAAAGAAATACAGTTTACGTCTTCCCAAAGACAAATTGCCTGCATTCGAAGCGGCTAAATCGCAAATACTCATGGAGTCGCTACGGTTACTGTTACAGGGTAACTTGGGAGCAAAGTAG
- a CDS encoding TonB-dependent receptor, producing MAMLCTLPMTILAQFTATGIVTDASNAPLVGVSVKIKSTSKGTLTDQNGKFSLVVPGTRAILEISYVGYLTEVQTVSASSGMLSIVLKEGTASLEGIVVVGSRALPRSAATTPLPVDNFDASALKTTGQVSFDKSLMYRVPSFNSVNTPVNDATTLLDPYEIRNLGPSRTLILINGKRKNLSSLLYVQFAPGRGETGADLSAIPTDAIKRVEILRDGASAQYGSDAIAGVMNIILKDRYQYSSLTVNSGITHKGDGATYGVSYNSGSNIAGKGFLNYTVDFSRQENAVRSGIIDVPTEVATFGDPTLPLTDPANKPIVDYLKVYPTANNTNGTGEISAAKFLVNLGVPLGENGGEFYSNAALVVKRVLSNANYRTPYWKKDYGLLHTPNPNGVDYTGSTDPASIALYKGYIGYQPTFEGQLVDYNATIGVKDEKNGWKQDVSLTIGGNQQLYSVDNTVNHTLKSKSPTSFRPGGFRFSHIVGNYDISKSITDNFSLAFGSEIRMETYKIIAGDTASYSGQGANSFPGIRAENATTNSRFNFGAYADASWDITKDFLVDGAIRAERYSDFGDAFVWKLSSRYKLADDRFVIRGSASTGFRAPTLHQIYDQSTQASFVAGTIQLSGLFNNYSQQAFLLGVPKLKPEKSNNYTIGIGITPNKNFNITVDYYDITIKDRIVYSSAISSNNPNSTLGQILQQAGIVQIQFFINGIETKTRGIDYVANYRNVALGAGKLGFNLAGNVTLSNEIVGTPNDPAAIKADGGTILSAQIKSLLTESRPKFKTVVGVDYQVKKWNFNLNNTVFGPTKFQDLDNGGDIMNNIKQVFKTNVVTDLNIGYDITSKVSASVTVNNLFNVLPKWELQLTGNASDPNYAAAKSTLNSPADKSLLEGFLAFSGRYRILGYNGSQFSQLGTIFNASVTIKF from the coding sequence ATGGCAATGCTATGTACATTGCCCATGACAATACTGGCCCAGTTCACGGCAACCGGTATTGTAACCGATGCATCCAATGCGCCACTTGTTGGCGTTTCTGTAAAAATCAAAAGTACCAGCAAGGGTACACTTACCGACCAAAACGGAAAATTCAGTCTTGTTGTTCCCGGAACCCGGGCCATACTGGAAATTTCCTATGTCGGTTACCTGACGGAGGTACAAACCGTTAGCGCTTCTTCAGGCATGCTTTCTATTGTATTAAAGGAAGGCACTGCCAGCCTGGAGGGCATTGTGGTGGTAGGTAGCCGGGCATTACCCCGTTCGGCCGCAACCACGCCGTTACCGGTTGATAATTTCGATGCCAGTGCTTTGAAAACTACCGGACAGGTCAGTTTCGATAAGAGCCTGATGTACCGGGTGCCGTCATTCAACTCCGTGAATACACCGGTGAATGATGCAACCACTTTGCTGGATCCTTATGAGATCAGGAACCTGGGACCCAGCCGCACACTGATCCTGATCAATGGTAAAAGAAAAAACCTGAGTTCACTGTTGTATGTTCAGTTTGCACCGGGACGTGGTGAGACCGGCGCAGACCTGTCGGCCATTCCCACTGATGCCATCAAAAGAGTGGAGATATTAAGAGATGGAGCTTCTGCGCAATATGGATCGGATGCCATTGCGGGAGTAATGAATATTATTTTGAAAGACAGGTATCAGTACAGTTCCCTGACCGTGAATTCGGGTATTACGCACAAAGGCGACGGAGCTACTTACGGCGTTTCATATAACAGCGGTTCCAATATTGCCGGTAAAGGTTTCCTGAATTATACGGTTGATTTCAGCCGCCAGGAAAATGCCGTTCGTTCCGGTATCATTGATGTACCTACTGAAGTAGCCACTTTCGGAGATCCCACATTGCCGCTGACAGATCCTGCCAATAAACCCATTGTAGATTACCTGAAAGTATATCCTACCGCTAACAATACCAATGGCACCGGTGAGATCAGCGCTGCCAAATTCCTTGTTAACCTGGGCGTACCACTGGGAGAAAACGGCGGAGAGTTCTATAGTAATGCCGCACTGGTAGTAAAAAGGGTCTTGAGTAATGCAAACTACAGAACACCATATTGGAAAAAAGATTACGGATTACTGCATACACCCAACCCGAACGGGGTTGATTATACCGGAAGCACCGATCCGGCATCGATCGCTTTGTACAAAGGATACATCGGCTACCAGCCTACATTTGAAGGTCAGCTCGTAGATTACAATGCTACCATAGGTGTGAAGGATGAAAAGAATGGTTGGAAACAGGATGTCAGCTTAACCATAGGCGGTAACCAACAATTGTACAGTGTTGACAATACGGTAAACCATACCCTGAAATCGAAAAGTCCTACTTCATTCAGACCTGGCGGTTTCCGGTTCTCGCATATTGTAGGTAACTACGATATTTCCAAATCCATTACCGATAATTTTAGTCTTGCATTCGGTTCCGAGATCCGGATGGAAACTTATAAGATCATTGCAGGAGATACGGCTTCTTATTCCGGACAGGGCGCCAACTCTTTCCCGGGTATACGTGCAGAAAATGCCACTACCAACAGCCGCTTCAACTTCGGCGCTTATGCAGACGCGAGCTGGGATATTACCAAAGACTTTTTGGTGGATGGCGCTATCCGTGCTGAACGTTACAGCGATTTCGGAGATGCATTTGTATGGAAATTATCTTCCCGTTACAAACTGGCCGATGACCGTTTCGTGATCAGGGGATCGGCTTCTACAGGATTCAGGGCGCCTACTTTGCATCAGATATATGACCAGTCTACACAAGCCTCTTTCGTAGCAGGTACCATCCAGCTATCCGGATTGTTCAATAACTATAGTCAGCAGGCGTTCCTGTTGGGTGTACCCAAACTCAAACCGGAAAAATCAAATAACTATACTATTGGTATTGGTATTACACCCAATAAGAATTTCAATATCACAGTGGATTATTATGATATTACCATCAAAGACAGGATCGTTTACAGTTCCGCCATCTCTTCCAATAATCCCAACAGCACGCTTGGACAGATATTGCAGCAGGCAGGTATTGTACAAATACAATTCTTCATCAATGGTATCGAAACCAAGACCCGCGGAATTGATTACGTAGCCAATTATCGCAACGTAGCGCTGGGTGCCGGCAAGTTGGGCTTTAACCTGGCGGGTAATGTAACACTCAGCAACGAGATCGTTGGTACGCCTAACGATCCGGCTGCCATCAAGGCCGATGGAGGTACTATTCTCAGTGCGCAGATCAAATCTTTGCTTACAGAGAGCCGGCCTAAATTCAAGACAGTGGTTGGTGTGGACTACCAGGTAAAAAAATGGAATTTCAATCTTAACAACACAGTATTCGGACCTACCAAATTCCAGGACCTGGATAATGGCGGTGATATTATGAATAATATCAAGCAGGTTTTCAAAACAAATGTTGTGACGGACCTGAATATCGGGTATGATATTACCAGCAAGGTATCGGCTTCTGTTACCGTTAACAACCTGTTCAATGTGTTGCCAAAATGGGAGTTGCAGTTAACCGGTAATGCATCTGATCCGAACTACGCGGCTGCTAAGAGCACTTTGAACAGTCCTGCCGACAAAAGCTTGCTGGAAGGATTCCTGGCTTTCAGTGGCCGTTATCGCATCCTGGGATACAACGGATCGCAGTTCAGCCAATTGGGAACCATTTTCAATGCGTCTGTAACCATTAAATTTTAA
- a CDS encoding GNAT family N-acetyltransferase, with amino-acid sequence MIKIKRVTEVAELQGILQLQRENLKKNVSAGEAGSEGFVTAEYTLAFLEAMHRASPSIIAKDGDRVVGYALVAVKLVGKDHDLLADLFHTIDQKMYKDIPLKDARYVVVGQLCVAKGYRGMGLVQQLYQHFREVLSDEFDYCLTDIPRKMHVR; translated from the coding sequence ATGATAAAGATCAAAAGGGTAACAGAAGTAGCTGAACTGCAGGGAATATTGCAGTTGCAGCGAGAGAACCTGAAAAAGAATGTATCGGCCGGGGAAGCGGGCAGCGAAGGTTTTGTTACGGCTGAATATACGCTTGCATTTCTGGAAGCTATGCACCGGGCGAGCCCCTCGATAATCGCAAAAGACGGCGACCGGGTGGTGGGTTATGCCCTGGTGGCTGTAAAATTGGTAGGCAAAGATCATGATCTGCTGGCCGATCTCTTTCATACGATCGATCAAAAGATGTATAAAGATATTCCGTTGAAAGATGCCCGCTATGTAGTGGTAGGCCAGCTATGTGTAGCAAAAGGGTATCGTGGTATGGGGTTGGTGCAACAATTATACCAGCATTTCAGGGAAGTTTTGTCGGACGAATTTGATTACTGCCTCACCGATATCCCCAGGAAAATGCACGTTCGTTGA